One Rosa chinensis cultivar Old Blush chromosome 3, RchiOBHm-V2, whole genome shotgun sequence DNA window includes the following coding sequences:
- the LOC112192911 gene encoding serine/threonine-protein kinase-like protein CCR1, with protein MQTHQTISGFSQFLLLSLLLLLFFKTASGFGSMGPISASFGESGFFCAIDASGKQDVVCWGKNSSESTPSSASLPTSPSFSDIPAMAALSGGEGFLCGILANTSQAYCWSSIAPGIDLVPPTLRTTAYAHIAAGKSHVCAIRGSYYSDHDLGTVDCWEIYETGNNTLSSKQSTLFSDQSISNLAFKKVVSGEGFSCGGIREGGLICWGPNSSNLGVSGVVDNFTALASGKASLCGISEVTGEVQCWGDSDLLAGHPIDTQYVALASGARHFCGIRDDNHGVECWGIFNSSLVPKGQGFVAIASSDFTTCGIREDDLLLECWAANATSSQKPEYDPPLELCSPGLCSPGFCGVGKFAFNVSVLNEVDLTSLCVRNDLTICSPCGSNCSEGYFLSSSCTQHADRVCTACSLCQNSTCRDICGLQAPPEMKSKLWHHIWRLVIIFGSCALGFLLISISWCFLPRLTTSRKEEGTKKQFKSCIGKPELEADNNEDSEAPLSVVPCPGVAQVFRLSELKDATNGFKEFNEVGRGSYGFVYKAVLAEGQQVAVKRANAATIIHTNSRDFEMELEVLCKIRHCNIVNLLGYCSEMGERLLVYEYMPHGTLYDHLHSGLSPLNWGFRLKIAMQAAKGIEYLHKEFVPPIVHRDVKTSNILLDSEWGARIADFGLLTSNDKDLGGDLESDVYNFGIVLLEILSGRKAYDRDYTPPSIVEWALPLIKQNKAAAIIDRYVTLPRNVEPLLKLADIAGLAVKEKPNERPTMSDIASWLEHIVKDGLTL; from the coding sequence ATGCAAACCCACCAAACCATTTCTGGGTTCTCTCAGTTCTTACTACTCTCTCTACTCCTACTTCTGTTCTTCAAAACTGCATCTGGGTTTGGATCAATGGGGCCAATCTCGGCCTCTTTCGGCGAAAGTGGGTTCTTCTGCGCTATAGATGCTAGCGGCAAGCAGGACGTGGTTTGTTGGGGCAAGAACAGCTCCGAGTCGACGCCGTCCTCCGCTTCTTTGCCTACTTCGCCGTCCTTTAGCGACATTCCGGCGATGGCTGCGCTCTCAGGCGGTGAAGGTTTTCTCTGCGGCATTTTAGCGAATACGTCGCAGGCGTATTGTTGGAGCTCCATTGCCCCAGGTATAGATCTCGTACCACCCACTTTACGGACCACCGCTTATGCTCATATTGCCGCCGGAAAGAGCCATGTCTGTGCCATCAGAGGTTCCTATTATTCTGATCACGATTTGGGTACAGTAGATTGTTGGGAGATTTATGAAACTGGGAATAATACTTTGAGTTCAAAACAGAGTACTCTGTTTTCTGACCAGTCAATCAGCAATCTTGCATTCAAAAAGGTTGTTTCTGGTGAAGGGTTCAGCTGTGGTGGTATTAGAGAGGGAGGGCTTATTTGCTGGGGACCCAATTCCTCTAACTTAGGGGTCTCTGGTGTAGTAGACAATTTCACAGCTTTAGCTTCAGGGAAGGCTTCACTGTGTGGAATTTCAGAGGTAACTGGTGAGGTTCAATGTTGGGGTGATTCTGATTTATTAGCTGGTCATCCAATTGACACCCAATATGTGGCATTGGCCTCCGGGGCTCGCCATTTTTGTGGGATTAGAGACGATAACCATGGAGTTGAGTGTTGGGGGATCTTCAACTCTTCTTTGGTTCCTAAAGGTCAAGGGTTTGTGGCAATTGCTTCGTCGGATTTTACTACTTGTGGGATAAGGGAGGATGATCTGTTGCTGGAATGTTGGGCTGCTAATGCAACTTCCTCACAGAAACCTGAGTATGATCCTCCATTGGAGTTGTGTAGTCCAGGTCTTTGTAGTCCTGGTTTCTGTGGAGTGGGGAAGTTTGCTTTCAATGTTAGTGTTCTTAATGAGGTGGATTTGACAAGCTTGTGTGTTCGAAACGATCTAACGATTTGTTCACCTTGTGGGTCTAATTGTTCTGAGGGGTACTTCTTGTCGAGTTCATGTACCCAACATGCTGATAGAGTGTGTACAGCTTGCTCTCTTTGCCAAAACAGCACTTGCAGAGATATTTGTGGGCTTCAAGCACCTCCAGAGATGAAGAGTAAGCTATGGCATCATATTTGGAGATTGGTGATCATATTTGGGTCTTGTGCTTTGGGTTTCTTGCTGATATCAATCAGTTGGTGCTTTCTTCCCCGTTTAACCACTTCCCGAAAGGAAGAAGGGACCAAGAAGCAGTTCAAGTCTTGCATTGGGAAGCCAGAGTTGGAAGCGGACAATAATGAAGATTCAGAAGCTCCTCTATCCGTTGTTCCATGTCCTGGGGTTGCTCAAGTGTTCAGACTCTCTGAACTAAAAGATGCAACCAATGGATTCAAGGAGTTTAATGAGGTTGGTAGGGGAAGCTATGGCTTTGTTTACAAAGCTGTTCTAGCAGAAGGGCAGCAAGTTGCAGTCAAGAGAGCAAATGCTGCCACTATAATTCACACCAACAGTAGGGACTTTGAAATGGAATTAGAAGTTCTTTGCAAAATTCGACACTGTAATATTGTGAACTTATTAGGTTACTGCTCAGAGATGGGGGAGAGGCTGCTCGTATACGAGTACATGCCCCATGGTACACTTTATGACCATCTCCATAGTGGTCTTTCTCCTCTAAACTGGGGCTTCCGGTTGAAAATTGCAATGCAGGCTGCAAAGGGGATCGAGTACCTTCACAAGGAATTTGTGCCTCCCATTGTCCACCGCGATGTGAAGACCTCAAATATTCTTTTGGATTCTGAATGGGGTGCAAGAATTGCAGATTTCGGGCTCCTTACTTCTAATGACAAGGATCTCGGTGGGGATTTGGAAAGTGATGTTTACAACTTCGGGATAGTACTGCTAGAGATTCTCAGTGGACGGAAAGCTTATGACAGAGATTACACTCCTCCAAGTATAGTCGAATGGGCATTGCCTTTAAtaaaacagaacaaagcagcTGCCATCATCGATCGTTATGTAACTCTTCCGAGAAATGTTGAACCATTGCTAAAACTTGCTGATATAGCAGGACTAGCTGTTAAGGAAAAGCCTAACGAGCGTCCTACCATGTCCGATATTGCATCTTGGTTGGAGCACATTGTGAAAGATGGTTTGACCTTGTAA